From the Homo sapiens chromosome 1, GRCh38.p14 Primary Assembly genome, one window contains:
- the PRDM2 gene encoding PR domain zinc finger protein 2 isoform X4: MRDSAEGPKEDEEKPSASALEQPATLQEVASQEVPPELATPAPAWEPQPEPDERLEAAACEVNDLGEEEEEEEEEDEEEEEDDDDDELEDEGEEEASMPNENSVKEPEIRCDEKPEDLLEEPKTTSEETLEDCSEVTPAMQIPRTKEEANGDVFETFMFPCQHCERKFTTKQGLERHMHIHISTVNHAFKCKYCGKAFGTQINRRRHERRHEAGLKRKPSQTLQPSEDLADGKASGENVASKDDSSPPSLGPDCLIMNSEKASQDTINSSVVEENGEVKELHPCKYCKKVFGTHTNMRRHQRRVHERHLIPKGVRRKGGLEEPQPPAEQAQATQNVYVPSTEPEEEGEADDVYIMDISSNISENLNYYIDGKIQTNNNTSNCDVIEMESASADLYGINCLLTPVTVEITQNIKTTQVPVTEDLPKEPLGSTNSEAKKRRTASPPALPKIKAETDSDPMVPSCSLSLPLSISTTEAVSFHKEKSVYLSSKLKQLLQTQDKLTPAGISATEIAKLGPVCVSAPASMLPVTSSRFKRRTSSPPSSPQHSPALRDFGKPSDGKAAWTDAGLTSKKSKLESHSDSPAWSLSGRDERETVSPPCFDEYKMSKEWTASSAFSSVCNQQPLDLSSGVKQKAEGTGKTPVQWESVLDLSVHKKHCSDSEGKEFKESHSVQPTCSAVKKRKPTTCMLQKVLLNEYNGIDLPVENPADGTRSPSPCKSLEAQPDPDLGPGSGFPAPTVESTPDVCPSSPALQTPSLSSGQLPPLLIPTDPSSPPPCPPVLTVATPPPPLLPTVPLPAPSSSASPHPCPSPLSNATAQSPLPILSPTVSPSPSPIPPVEPLMSAASPGPPTLSSSSSSSSSSSSFSSSSSSSSPSPPPLSAISSVVSSGDNLEASLPMISFKQEELENEGLKPREEPQSAAEQDVVVQETFNKNFVCNVCESPFLSIKDLTKHLSIHAEEWPFKCEFCVQLFKDKTDLSEHRFLLHGVGNIFVCSVCKKEFAFLCNLQQHQRDLHPDKVCTHHEFESGTLRPQNFTDPSKAHVEHMQSLPEDPLETSKEEEELNDSSEELYTTIKIMASGIKTKDPDVRLGLNQHYPSFKPPPFQYHHRNPMGIGVTATNFTTHNIPQTFTTAIRCTKCGKGVDNMPELHKHILACASASDKKRYTPKKNPVPLKQTVQPKNGVVVLDNSGKNAFRRMGQPKRLNFSVELSKMSSNKLKLNALKKKNQLVQKAILQKNKSAKQKADLKNACESSSHICPYCNREFTYIGSLNKHAAFSCPKKPLSPPKKKVSHSSKKGGHSSPASSDKNSNSNHRRRTADAEIKMQSMQTPLGKTRARSSGPTQVPLPSSSFRSKQNVKFAASVKSKKPSSSSLRNSSPIRMAKITHVEGKKPKAVAKNHSAQLSSKTSRSLHVRVQKSKAVLQSKSTLASKKRTDRFNIKSRERSGGPVTRSLQLAAAADLSENKREDGSAKQELKDFSYSLRLASRCSPPAAPYITRQYRKVKAPAAAQFQGPFFKE; encoded by the coding sequence GTCCTAAAGAAGACGAAGAGAAGCCTTCAGCCTCAGCACTTGAGCAGCCGGCCACCCTCCAGGAGGTGGCCAGTCAGGAGGTGCCTCCAGAACTAGcaacccctgcccctgcctgggaGCCACAGCCAGAACCAGACGAGCGATTAGAAGCGGCAGCTTGTGAGGTGAATGatttgggggaagaggaggaggaggaagaggaggaggatgaagaagaagaagaagatgatgatgatgatgagttGGAAGACGAGGGGGAAGAAGAAGCCAGCATGCCAAATGAAAATTCTGTGAAAGAGCCAGAAATACGGTGTGATGAGAAGCCAGAAGATTTATTAGAGGAACCAAAAACAACTTCAGAAGAAACTCTTGAAGACTGCTCAGAGGTAACACCTGCCATGCAAATCCCCAGAACTAAAGAAGAGGCCAATGGTGATGTATTTGAAACGTTTATGTTTCCGTGTCAACATTGTGAAAGGAAGTTTACAACCAAACAGGGGCTTGAGCGTCACATGCATATCCATATATCCACCGTCAATCATGCTTTCAAATGCAAGTACTGTGGGAAAGCCTTTGGCACACAGATTAACCGGCGGCGACATGAGCGGCGCCATGAAGCAGGGTTAAAGCGGAAACCCAGCCAAACACTACAGCCGTCAGAGGATCTGGCTGATGGCAAAGCATCTGGAGAAAACGTTGCTTCAAAAGATGATTCGAGTCCTCCCAGTCTTGGGCCAGACTGTCTGATCATGAATTCAGAGAAGGCTTCCCAAGACACAATAAATTCTTCTGTCGTAGAAGAGAATGGGGAAGTTAAAGAACTTCATCCGTGCAAATATTGTAAAAAGGTTTTTGGAACTCATACTAATATGAGACGGCATCAGCGTAGAGTTCACGAACGTCATCTGATTCCCAAAGGTGTACGGCGAAAAGGAGGCCTTGAAGAGCCCCAGCCTCCAGCAGAACAGGCCCAGGCCACCCAGAACGTGTATGTACCAAGCACAGAGccggaggaggaaggggaagcagatGATGTGTACATCATGGACATTTCTAGCAATATCTCTGAAAACTTAAATTACTATATTGATGGTAAAATTCAAACTAATAACAACACTAGTAACTGTGATgtgattgagatggagtctgcttCGGCAGATTTGTATGGTATAAATTGTCTGCTCACTCCAGTTACAGTGGAAATTactcaaaatataaagaccacACAGGTCCCTGTAACAGAAGATCTTCCTAAAGAGCCTTTGGGCAGCACAAATAGTGAGGCCAAGAAGCGGAGAACTGCGAGCCCACCTGCACTGCCCAAAATTAAGGCCGAAACAGACTCTGACCCCATGGTCCCCTCTTGCTCTTTAAGTCTTCCTCTTAGCATATCAACAACAGAGGCAGTGTCTTTCCACAAAGAGAAAAGTGTTTATTTGTCATCAAAGCTCAAACAACTTCTTCAAACCCAAGATAAACTAACTCCTGCAGGGATTTCAGCAACTGAAATAGCTAAATTAGGTCCTGTTTGTGTGTCTGCTCCTGCATCAATGTTGCCTGTGACCTCAAGTAGGTTTAAGAGGCGGACCAGCTCTCCTCCCAGTTCTCCACAGCACAGTCCTGCCCTTCGAGACTTTGGAAAGCCAAGTGATGGGAAAGCAGCATGGACCGATGCCGGGCTGACTTCCAAAAAATCCAAATTAGAAAGTCACAGCGACTCACCAGCATGGAGTTTGTCTgggagagatgagagagaaactGTGAGCCCTCCATGCTTTGATGAATATAAAATGTCTAAAGAGTGGACAGCTAGTTCTGCTTTTAGCAGTGTGTGCAACCAGCAGCCACTGGATTTATCCAGCGGTGTCAAACAGAAGGCTGAGGGTACAGGCAAGACTCCAGTCCAGTGGGAATCTGTCTTAGATCTCAGTGTGCATAAAAAGCATTGTAGTGACTCTGAAGGCAAGGAATTCAAAGAAAGTCATTCAGTGCAGCCTACGTGTAGTGctgtaaagaaaaggaaaccaacCACCTGCATGCTGCAGAAGGTTCTTCTCAATGAATATAATGGCATCGATTTACCTGTAGAAAACCCTGCAGATGGGACCAGGAGCCCAAGTCCTTGTAAATCCCTAGAAGCTCAGCCAGATCCTGACCTCGGTCCGGGCTCTGGTTTCCCTGCCCCTACTGTTGAGTCCACACCTGATGTTTGTCCTTCATCACCTGCCCTGCAGACACCCTCCCTTTCATCCGGTCAGCTGCCTCCTCTCTTGATCCCCACAGATCCCTCTTCCCCTCCACCCTGTCCCCCGGTATTAACTGTTGCCACTccgccccctcccctccttcctacCGTACCTCTTCCAGCCCCCTCTTCCAGTGCATCTCCACACCCATGCCCCTCTCCACTCTCAAATGCCACCGCACAGTCCCCACTTCCAATTCTGTCCCCAACAGtgtccccctctccctctcccattcCTCCCGTGGAGCCCCTGATGTCTGCCGCCTCACCCGGGCCTCCAacactttcttcttcctcctcttcatcttcctcctcctcttcgttttcttcttcatcttcctcctcttctccttctccacctcctctctccGCAATatcatctgttgtttcctctGGTGATAATCTGGAGGCTTCTCTCCCCATGATATCTTTCAAACAGGAGGAATTAGAGAATGAAGGTCTGAAACCCAGGGAAGAGCCCCAGTCTGCTGCTGAACAGGATGTTGTTGTTCAGGAAACATTCAACAAAAACTTTGTTTGCAACGTCTGTGAATCACCTTTTCTTTCCATTAAAGATCTAACCAAACATTTATCTATTCATGCTGAAGAATGGCCCTTCAAATGTGAATTTTGTGTGCAGCTTTTTAAGGATAAAACGGACTTGTCAGAACATCGCTTTTTGCTTCATGGAGTTGGGAATATCTTTGTGTGTTCTGTTTGTAAAAAAGAATTTGcttttttgtgcaatttgcagcAGCACCAGCGAGATCTCCACCCAGATAAGGTGTGCACACATCACGAGTTTGAAAGCGGGACTCTGAGGCCCCAGAACTTTACAGATCCCAGCAAGGCCCATGTAGAGCATATGCAGAGCTTGCCAGAAGATCCTTTAGAAACTTCTAAAGAAGAAGAGGAGTTAAATGATTCCTCTGAAGAGCTTTACACGACTATAAAAATAATGGCTTCTGGAATAAAGACAAAAGATCCAGATGTTCGATTGGGCCTCAATCAGCATTACCCAAGCTTTAAACCACCTCCATTTCAGTACCATCACCGTAACCCCATGGGGATTGGTGTGACAGCCACAAATTTCACTACACACAATATTCCACAGACTTTCACTACCGCCATTCGCTGCACAAAGTGTGGAAAAGGTGTCGACAATATGCCGGAGTTGCACAAACATATCCTGGCTTGTGCTTCTGCAAGTGACAAGAAGAGGTACACGCCTAAGAAAAACCCAGTACCATTAAAACAAACTGTGCAACCCAAAAATGGCGTGGTGGTTTTAGATAACTCTGGGAAAAATGCCTTCCGACGAATGGGACAGCCCAAAAGGCTTAACTTTAGTGTTGAGCTCAGCAAAATGTCGTCGAATAAGCTCAAATTAAAtgcattgaagaaaaaaaatcagctagtACAGAAAGCAattcttcagaaaaacaaatctgCAAAGCAGAAGGCCGACTTGAAAAATGCTTGTGAGTCATCCTCTCACATCTGCCCTTACTGTAATCGAGAGTTCACTTACATTGGAAGCCTGAATAAACACGCCGCCTTCAGCTGTCCCAAAAAACCCCTTTCTCCtcccaaaaaaaaagtttctcattcATCTAAGAAAGGTGGACACTCATCACCTGCAAGTAGTGACAAAAACAGTAACAGCAACCACCGCAGACGGACAGCGGATGCGGAGATTAAAATGCAAAGCATGCAGACTCCGTTGGGCAAGACCAGAGCCCGCAGCTCAGGCCCCACCCAAGTCCCACTTCCCTCCTCATCCTTCAGGTCCAAGCAGAACGTCAAGTTTGCAGCTTCGGTGAAATCCAAAAAACCAAGCTCCTCCTCTTTAAGGAACTCCAGCCCGATAAGAATGGCCAAAATAACTCATGTTGAGGGGAAAAAACCTAAAGCTGTGGCCAAGAATCATTCTGCTCAGCTTTCCAGCAAAACATCACGGAGCCTGCACGTGAGGGTACAGAAAAGCAAAGCTGTTTTACAAAGCAAATCCACCTTGGCGAGTAAGAAAAGAACAGACCGGTtcaatataaaatctagagagcgGAGTGGGGGGCCAGTCACCCGGAGCCTTCAGCTGGCAGCTGCTGCTGACTTGAGTGAGAACAAGAGAGAGGACGGCAGCGCCAAGCAGGAGCTGAAGGACTTCAG
- the PRDM2 gene encoding PR domain zinc finger protein 2 isoform X5 produces MRDSAEGPKEDEEKPSASALEQPATLQEVASQEVPPELATPAPAWEPQPEPDERLEAAACEVNDLGEEEEEEEEEDEEEEEDDDDDELEDEGEEEASMPNENSVKEPEIRCDEKPEDLLEEPKTTSEETLEDCSEVTPAMQIPRTKEEANGDVFETFMFPCQHCERKFTTKQGLERHMHIHISTVNHAFKCKYCGKAFGTQINRRRHERRHEAGLKRKPSQTLQPSEDLADGKASGENVASKDDSSPPSLGPDCLIMNSEKASQDTINSSVVEENGEVKELHPCKYCKKVFGTHTNMRRHQRRVHERHLIPKGVRRKGGLEEPQPPAEQAQATQNVYVPSTEPEEEGEADDVYIMDISSNISENLNYYIDGKIQTNNNTSNCDVIEMESASADLYGINCLLTPVTVEITQNIKTTQVPVTEDLPKEPLGSTNSEAKKRRTASPPALPKIKAETDSDPMVPSCSLSLPLSISTTEAVSFHKEKSVYLSSKLKQLLQTQDKLTPAGISATEIAKLGPVCVSAPASMLPVTSSRFKRRTSSPPSSPQHSPALRDFGKPSDGKAAWTDAGLTSKKSKLESHSDSPAWSLSGRDERETVSPPCFDEYKMSKEWTASSAFSSVCNQQPLDLSSGVKQKAEGTGKTPVQWESVLDLSVHKKHCSDSEGKEFKESHSVQPTCSAVKKRKPTTCMLQKVLLNEYNGIDLPVENPADGTRSPSPCKSLEAQPDPDLGPGSGFPAPTVESTPDVCPSSPALQTPSLSSGQLPPLLIPTDPSSPPPCPPVLTVATPPPPLLPTVPLPAPSSSASPHPCPSPLSNATAQSPLPILSPTVSPSPSPIPPVEPLMSAASPGPPTLSSSSSSSSSSSSFSSSSSSSSPSPPPLSAISSVVSSGDNLEASLPMISFKQEELENEGLKPREEPQSAAEQDVVVQETFNKNFVCNVCESPFLSIKDLTKHLSIHAEEWPFKCEFCVQLFKDKTDLSEHRFLLHGVGNIFVCSVCKKEFAFLCNLQQHQRDLHPDKVCTHHEFESGTLRPQNFTDPSKAHVEHMQSLPEDPLETSKEEEELNDSSEELYTTIKIMASGIKTKDPDVRLGLNQHYPSFKPPPFQYHHRNPMGIGVTATNFTTHNIPQTFTTAIRCTKCGKGVDNMPELHKHILACASASDKKRYTPKKNPVPLKQTVQPKNGVVVLDNSGKNAFRRMGQPKRLNFSVELSKMSSNKLKLNALKKKNQLVQKAILQKNKSAKQKADLKNACESSSHICPYCNREFTYIGSLNKHAAFSCPKKPLSPPKKKVSHSSKKGGHSSPASSDKNSNSNHRRRTADAEIKMQSMQTPLGKTRARSSGPTQVPLPSSSFRSKQNVKFAASVKSKKPSSSSLRNSSPIRMAKITHVEGKKPKAVAKNHSAQLSSKTSRSLHVRVQKSKAVLQSKSTLASKKRTDRFNIKSRERSGGPVTRSLQLAAAADLSENKREDGSAKQELKDFRNFL; encoded by the exons GTCCTAAAGAAGACGAAGAGAAGCCTTCAGCCTCAGCACTTGAGCAGCCGGCCACCCTCCAGGAGGTGGCCAGTCAGGAGGTGCCTCCAGAACTAGcaacccctgcccctgcctgggaGCCACAGCCAGAACCAGACGAGCGATTAGAAGCGGCAGCTTGTGAGGTGAATGatttgggggaagaggaggaggaggaagaggaggaggatgaagaagaagaagaagatgatgatgatgatgagttGGAAGACGAGGGGGAAGAAGAAGCCAGCATGCCAAATGAAAATTCTGTGAAAGAGCCAGAAATACGGTGTGATGAGAAGCCAGAAGATTTATTAGAGGAACCAAAAACAACTTCAGAAGAAACTCTTGAAGACTGCTCAGAGGTAACACCTGCCATGCAAATCCCCAGAACTAAAGAAGAGGCCAATGGTGATGTATTTGAAACGTTTATGTTTCCGTGTCAACATTGTGAAAGGAAGTTTACAACCAAACAGGGGCTTGAGCGTCACATGCATATCCATATATCCACCGTCAATCATGCTTTCAAATGCAAGTACTGTGGGAAAGCCTTTGGCACACAGATTAACCGGCGGCGACATGAGCGGCGCCATGAAGCAGGGTTAAAGCGGAAACCCAGCCAAACACTACAGCCGTCAGAGGATCTGGCTGATGGCAAAGCATCTGGAGAAAACGTTGCTTCAAAAGATGATTCGAGTCCTCCCAGTCTTGGGCCAGACTGTCTGATCATGAATTCAGAGAAGGCTTCCCAAGACACAATAAATTCTTCTGTCGTAGAAGAGAATGGGGAAGTTAAAGAACTTCATCCGTGCAAATATTGTAAAAAGGTTTTTGGAACTCATACTAATATGAGACGGCATCAGCGTAGAGTTCACGAACGTCATCTGATTCCCAAAGGTGTACGGCGAAAAGGAGGCCTTGAAGAGCCCCAGCCTCCAGCAGAACAGGCCCAGGCCACCCAGAACGTGTATGTACCAAGCACAGAGccggaggaggaaggggaagcagatGATGTGTACATCATGGACATTTCTAGCAATATCTCTGAAAACTTAAATTACTATATTGATGGTAAAATTCAAACTAATAACAACACTAGTAACTGTGATgtgattgagatggagtctgcttCGGCAGATTTGTATGGTATAAATTGTCTGCTCACTCCAGTTACAGTGGAAATTactcaaaatataaagaccacACAGGTCCCTGTAACAGAAGATCTTCCTAAAGAGCCTTTGGGCAGCACAAATAGTGAGGCCAAGAAGCGGAGAACTGCGAGCCCACCTGCACTGCCCAAAATTAAGGCCGAAACAGACTCTGACCCCATGGTCCCCTCTTGCTCTTTAAGTCTTCCTCTTAGCATATCAACAACAGAGGCAGTGTCTTTCCACAAAGAGAAAAGTGTTTATTTGTCATCAAAGCTCAAACAACTTCTTCAAACCCAAGATAAACTAACTCCTGCAGGGATTTCAGCAACTGAAATAGCTAAATTAGGTCCTGTTTGTGTGTCTGCTCCTGCATCAATGTTGCCTGTGACCTCAAGTAGGTTTAAGAGGCGGACCAGCTCTCCTCCCAGTTCTCCACAGCACAGTCCTGCCCTTCGAGACTTTGGAAAGCCAAGTGATGGGAAAGCAGCATGGACCGATGCCGGGCTGACTTCCAAAAAATCCAAATTAGAAAGTCACAGCGACTCACCAGCATGGAGTTTGTCTgggagagatgagagagaaactGTGAGCCCTCCATGCTTTGATGAATATAAAATGTCTAAAGAGTGGACAGCTAGTTCTGCTTTTAGCAGTGTGTGCAACCAGCAGCCACTGGATTTATCCAGCGGTGTCAAACAGAAGGCTGAGGGTACAGGCAAGACTCCAGTCCAGTGGGAATCTGTCTTAGATCTCAGTGTGCATAAAAAGCATTGTAGTGACTCTGAAGGCAAGGAATTCAAAGAAAGTCATTCAGTGCAGCCTACGTGTAGTGctgtaaagaaaaggaaaccaacCACCTGCATGCTGCAGAAGGTTCTTCTCAATGAATATAATGGCATCGATTTACCTGTAGAAAACCCTGCAGATGGGACCAGGAGCCCAAGTCCTTGTAAATCCCTAGAAGCTCAGCCAGATCCTGACCTCGGTCCGGGCTCTGGTTTCCCTGCCCCTACTGTTGAGTCCACACCTGATGTTTGTCCTTCATCACCTGCCCTGCAGACACCCTCCCTTTCATCCGGTCAGCTGCCTCCTCTCTTGATCCCCACAGATCCCTCTTCCCCTCCACCCTGTCCCCCGGTATTAACTGTTGCCACTccgccccctcccctccttcctacCGTACCTCTTCCAGCCCCCTCTTCCAGTGCATCTCCACACCCATGCCCCTCTCCACTCTCAAATGCCACCGCACAGTCCCCACTTCCAATTCTGTCCCCAACAGtgtccccctctccctctcccattcCTCCCGTGGAGCCCCTGATGTCTGCCGCCTCACCCGGGCCTCCAacactttcttcttcctcctcttcatcttcctcctcctcttcgttttcttcttcatcttcctcctcttctccttctccacctcctctctccGCAATatcatctgttgtttcctctGGTGATAATCTGGAGGCTTCTCTCCCCATGATATCTTTCAAACAGGAGGAATTAGAGAATGAAGGTCTGAAACCCAGGGAAGAGCCCCAGTCTGCTGCTGAACAGGATGTTGTTGTTCAGGAAACATTCAACAAAAACTTTGTTTGCAACGTCTGTGAATCACCTTTTCTTTCCATTAAAGATCTAACCAAACATTTATCTATTCATGCTGAAGAATGGCCCTTCAAATGTGAATTTTGTGTGCAGCTTTTTAAGGATAAAACGGACTTGTCAGAACATCGCTTTTTGCTTCATGGAGTTGGGAATATCTTTGTGTGTTCTGTTTGTAAAAAAGAATTTGcttttttgtgcaatttgcagcAGCACCAGCGAGATCTCCACCCAGATAAGGTGTGCACACATCACGAGTTTGAAAGCGGGACTCTGAGGCCCCAGAACTTTACAGATCCCAGCAAGGCCCATGTAGAGCATATGCAGAGCTTGCCAGAAGATCCTTTAGAAACTTCTAAAGAAGAAGAGGAGTTAAATGATTCCTCTGAAGAGCTTTACACGACTATAAAAATAATGGCTTCTGGAATAAAGACAAAAGATCCAGATGTTCGATTGGGCCTCAATCAGCATTACCCAAGCTTTAAACCACCTCCATTTCAGTACCATCACCGTAACCCCATGGGGATTGGTGTGACAGCCACAAATTTCACTACACACAATATTCCACAGACTTTCACTACCGCCATTCGCTGCACAAAGTGTGGAAAAGGTGTCGACAATATGCCGGAGTTGCACAAACATATCCTGGCTTGTGCTTCTGCAAGTGACAAGAAGAGGTACACGCCTAAGAAAAACCCAGTACCATTAAAACAAACTGTGCAACCCAAAAATGGCGTGGTGGTTTTAGATAACTCTGGGAAAAATGCCTTCCGACGAATGGGACAGCCCAAAAGGCTTAACTTTAGTGTTGAGCTCAGCAAAATGTCGTCGAATAAGCTCAAATTAAAtgcattgaagaaaaaaaatcagctagtACAGAAAGCAattcttcagaaaaacaaatctgCAAAGCAGAAGGCCGACTTGAAAAATGCTTGTGAGTCATCCTCTCACATCTGCCCTTACTGTAATCGAGAGTTCACTTACATTGGAAGCCTGAATAAACACGCCGCCTTCAGCTGTCCCAAAAAACCCCTTTCTCCtcccaaaaaaaaagtttctcattcATCTAAGAAAGGTGGACACTCATCACCTGCAAGTAGTGACAAAAACAGTAACAGCAACCACCGCAGACGGACAGCGGATGCGGAGATTAAAATGCAAAGCATGCAGACTCCGTTGGGCAAGACCAGAGCCCGCAGCTCAGGCCCCACCCAAGTCCCACTTCCCTCCTCATCCTTCAGGTCCAAGCAGAACGTCAAGTTTGCAGCTTCGGTGAAATCCAAAAAACCAAGCTCCTCCTCTTTAAGGAACTCCAGCCCGATAAGAATGGCCAAAATAACTCATGTTGAGGGGAAAAAACCTAAAGCTGTGGCCAAGAATCATTCTGCTCAGCTTTCCAGCAAAACATCACGGAGCCTGCACGTGAGGGTACAGAAAAGCAAAGCTGTTTTACAAAGCAAATCCACCTTGGCGAGTAAGAAAAGAACAGACCGGTtcaatataaaatctagagagcgGAGTGGGGGGCCAGTCACCCGGAGCCTTCAGCTGGCAGCTGCTGCTGACTTGAGTGAGAACAAGAGAGAGGACGGCAGCGCCAAGCAGGAGCTGAAGGACTTCAG gaACTTCCTGTAG